Proteins encoded together in one Cetobacterium somerae ATCC BAA-474 window:
- a CDS encoding TolC family protein: protein MKKYLLLFLTLNIVTFSIELTLDKSIDLAKKNNRQLKEKNITVKQKKLNENVKIKNALPSLRAQTMYIDHDESKNLNSSFQNGIYLSQPIFTGGELYYNIKSSKALREFEENDYITQNINLELNVIQTYISCLQLKKTLNVYETSQKEKQEELKKQQEFYNLSLIDKSEVLKIETSLYQTETSILKIKNNIIAQELTLKNLLGLNIEENITLKEMNFSNFMTINIDLKKDTERALSNSTLSKKLDKNILISEYNSKSNRSTFLPKVDLEYGYESLEESSFSKSNNDWEWRVGITFKWDIFNFGSGIDSYKESTLEIEKQKISKIDSLEILKKQIKTTYLDLITAKEVIITNEKALLTAFETFKIDKEKFSNRIIDSVDFLKSESQLREAQITHINSQLDYFLYYQQYLSLLK, encoded by the coding sequence ATGAAAAAATATCTACTACTATTTTTAACATTAAATATAGTTACTTTTTCTATAGAGTTAACATTGGATAAATCTATTGATTTAGCTAAAAAAAACAACCGACAACTCAAAGAAAAAAATATTACTGTAAAACAAAAAAAATTAAATGAAAATGTAAAAATTAAAAATGCTCTTCCCTCTCTTAGAGCACAAACTATGTACATTGATCATGATGAATCAAAAAACTTAAATAGTTCTTTTCAAAATGGTATTTATCTATCACAGCCTATTTTTACAGGTGGTGAACTTTACTATAATATTAAAAGTAGTAAAGCTCTTAGAGAATTTGAAGAAAATGACTATATTACCCAAAATATTAATTTAGAGTTAAATGTTATTCAAACTTATATCAGCTGTCTTCAACTTAAGAAAACTTTGAATGTATATGAGACTTCTCAAAAAGAGAAACAAGAAGAATTAAAAAAACAACAAGAATTTTACAATCTTAGTCTTATCGATAAAAGTGAAGTTTTGAAAATTGAAACATCATTATATCAAACTGAAACATCAATCCTTAAAATTAAAAATAATATTATTGCTCAAGAACTTACTTTAAAAAATCTTTTAGGATTAAATATTGAAGAAAACATAACTTTAAAAGAAATGAATTTTTCAAATTTTATGACAATAAATATTGATTTAAAAAAAGATACTGAAAGAGCTTTATCAAATAGTACTCTTTCTAAAAAACTAGACAAAAATATTTTAATTAGTGAGTATAATTCTAAAAGTAATCGAAGCACTTTTCTTCCTAAAGTAGATTTAGAGTACGGTTATGAATCTTTAGAGGAGTCAAGTTTTTCAAAATCTAATAATGACTGGGAATGGAGAGTTGGTATTACTTTTAAATGGGATATTTTTAACTTTGGAAGTGGCATTGATAGTTATAAAGAGTCAACTTTAGAGATTGAAAAGCAAAAAATTTCAAAAATAGATTCACTAGAGATATTAAAAAAACAGATTAAAACTACTTATTTAGATTTAATAACAGCTAAAGAAGTTATTATTACAAATGAAAAGGCTCTTTTAACAGCTTTTGAAACATTTAAAATTGATAAAGAGAAATTTTCTAATAGAATTATTGACTCTGTTGATTTTTTAAAAAGTGAATCAC
- a CDS encoding sodium-dependent transporter yields the protein MEDIKNSVETVLIDDNNRDGFKSKFGFILACIGSAVGMGNIWMFPYRVGQFGGAAFLIPYFTFVLLIGFTGVIGEMTLGRSMGTGPLGAFEKAFKQRGLKGGTIIGLIPVIGSLAIAIGYAIVVGWILRYCVVSLSGAIIESQPGPYFGALASDFGSIPWHVAGLLLTFSLMAMGIAGGIEKVNKILMPAFFGLFLFLAIRIYMLPGAEQGYSYLFNPDWSALKDMRTWVFALGQAFFSLSLAGSGTVVYGSYLSKNEDIVNSALNVSFFDTCAAMLAALVVIPAVFAYGLEPGAGPGLMFVTLPTVFQNMPGGQIIAIVFFIAVLFAGVTSLMNLFETPVEALQSRLGLSRLKSIGIVAVVSFIVGVFLEGDGLSPWMDFVSIYIIPLGALLAGLVIYWICKSGFAREQVQIGREKKVGAWFEPVTKYLFCGIAIIVYIMGILYGGIG from the coding sequence ATGGAAGATATAAAGAATAGTGTAGAAACGGTTTTAATAGATGATAATAATAGAGATGGTTTTAAATCAAAATTTGGATTTATTTTAGCTTGTATTGGTTCAGCAGTTGGAATGGGAAATATTTGGATGTTTCCATATAGAGTTGGGCAATTTGGAGGAGCAGCATTTCTTATTCCGTATTTTACATTTGTTCTTTTAATAGGATTTACAGGAGTAATTGGTGAAATGACACTAGGGCGTTCTATGGGAACTGGCCCACTTGGAGCTTTTGAAAAAGCTTTTAAACAAAGAGGACTAAAAGGAGGAACAATAATAGGATTAATACCTGTTATAGGATCGTTAGCTATAGCCATTGGATATGCTATAGTTGTTGGTTGGATATTAAGGTATTGTGTTGTCTCTCTTTCAGGAGCAATCATTGAATCACAACCAGGTCCTTACTTTGGAGCTTTAGCTTCAGATTTTGGGAGTATACCTTGGCATGTAGCAGGTTTATTACTAACTTTTTCATTAATGGCTATGGGAATAGCAGGAGGAATCGAAAAAGTAAATAAAATATTGATGCCAGCATTTTTTGGATTATTTTTATTTTTAGCTATTAGAATATATATGTTACCGGGGGCGGAACAAGGCTATAGCTACTTATTTAATCCAGATTGGTCAGCTCTTAAAGATATGAGAACTTGGGTTTTTGCTTTAGGACAAGCATTTTTTTCCTTATCTTTAGCTGGATCAGGAACTGTTGTTTACGGAAGTTATTTAAGTAAAAATGAAGATATAGTTAATTCAGCTTTAAATGTTTCTTTCTTTGATACATGTGCGGCAATGTTGGCTGCACTTGTAGTTATTCCAGCGGTATTTGCTTATGGACTTGAGCCTGGGGCAGGTCCAGGTCTTATGTTTGTTACTCTTCCTACAGTATTTCAAAATATGCCTGGTGGACAAATAATTGCTATAGTATTTTTTATAGCAGTGTTATTTGCAGGAGTAACTTCTCTTATGAATTTATTTGAAACTCCTGTTGAAGCTTTACAAAGTCGCTTGGGATTATCAAGATTAAAATCTATTGGAATTGTTGCGGTAGTTTCATTTATAGTTGGAGTTTTTCTTGAAGGAGATGGATTATCTCCATGGATGGACTTTGTTTCGATATATATAATTCCATTAGGTGCACTTTTAGCAGGACTTGTAATCTATTGGATTTGTAAATCTGGATTTGCAAGAGAACAAGTACAAATTGGAAGAGAAAAAAAAGTTGGAGCTTGGTTTGAACCAGTAACAAAATATCTATTTTGTGGAATAGCAATAATAGTTTACATTATGGGAATTCTTTATGGAGGAATAGGATAA
- a CDS encoding tryptophanase yields MAIKYVPEPFRIKMVETIKMTTSEERAEKIKEANYNLFNLRGEDVYIDLLTDSGTNAMSQDQWAGVMRGDEAYAGASSYFKLVNTAKDIFGYEFIQPVHQGRAAEKVLFPTFLKSGQYAISNMFFDTTRAHVILAGARPLDCVVPEAKDPGKRSKFKGNMDVEKMEKLIQEYGPEKIGLVVLTITNNSAGGQPVSMKNAREVAAICKKYNIPLNIDAARYAENAYFIKRDEPECANMSIKDIIKEMFSYADFFTMSAKKDTIVNMGGLIGVKNAVENADMILKIKANCISFEGFTTYGGLSGRDLEALAIGLLEGIDENFLRYRIGQMEYLASRLDDAGIIYQSPVGGHGVFVDASKIFPNIPFNEFPGQVLAIELYKEAGIRSCDIGSYMLGNDPDTNEQLEADFEFTRLAIPRRVYTQAHLDVIADALIAIKERAHEITRGYRITWEPPILRHFQASLEIIED; encoded by the coding sequence ATGGCTATCAAGTATGTTCCAGAACCATTTAGAATTAAAATGGTTGAAACAATTAAAATGACTACATCAGAAGAGAGAGCAGAAAAAATTAAAGAGGCTAATTATAATCTTTTTAATTTAAGAGGAGAGGATGTTTACATTGATTTATTAACAGATTCAGGAACTAATGCAATGAGTCAAGATCAATGGGCAGGGGTAATGAGAGGTGATGAAGCGTATGCAGGAGCTTCAAGTTATTTTAAATTAGTAAATACTGCTAAGGATATTTTTGGATATGAATTTATTCAACCAGTACATCAAGGAAGAGCAGCAGAAAAAGTGTTATTTCCAACTTTTTTAAAGTCAGGACAATATGCAATTTCAAATATGTTTTTTGATACAACAAGAGCACATGTTATCCTAGCAGGAGCAAGACCTTTAGATTGTGTAGTCCCAGAGGCAAAAGATCCAGGTAAAAGATCTAAATTTAAAGGAAATATGGATGTTGAAAAAATGGAAAAATTAATACAAGAGTATGGCCCAGAAAAAATAGGATTAGTAGTATTGACTATTACAAATAACTCTGCTGGTGGACAACCTGTTTCAATGAAAAATGCTCGAGAAGTCGCAGCTATTTGTAAAAAATATAATATACCATTAAATATAGATGCAGCACGTTATGCAGAAAATGCATATTTTATAAAAAGAGATGAGCCTGAATGTGCAAACATGTCGATAAAAGATATAATAAAAGAGATGTTTTCTTATGCAGATTTCTTCACTATGTCAGCAAAAAAAGATACAATAGTTAATATGGGAGGACTAATAGGAGTAAAAAATGCTGTAGAAAATGCAGATATGATCTTAAAAATAAAAGCAAATTGTATAAGTTTTGAAGGATTTACAACTTATGGAGGGCTTTCGGGAAGAGATTTAGAAGCACTGGCTATAGGATTATTAGAAGGAATCGATGAAAACTTTTTAAGATATAGAATTGGACAGATGGAGTATTTAGCTTCTCGTCTTGATGATGCAGGAATTATATATCAATCTCCAGTTGGTGGACACGGTGTATTTGTAGATGCTTCAAAAATTTTCCCCAATATACCATTTAATGAGTTTCCAGGGCAAGTCTTAGCTATAGAACTTTATAAAGAAGCTGGAATTAGAAGTTGTGATATAGGTTCTTACATGTTAGGAAATGATCCAGATACAAATGAGCAATTAGAAGCAGATTTTGAATTTACAAGACTTGCTATTCCTAGAAGAGTTTACACACAAGCTCATTTAGATGTAATAGCAGATGCTTTAATAGCGATAAAAGAGAGAGCTCATGAAATCACAAGAGGATACAGAATAACTTGGGAACCACCGATATTAAGACACTTCCAAGCTTCCCTAGAGATTATAGAAGATTAA
- a CDS encoding DsrE family protein codes for MIVKVVFDINQEERWSVLIGNLKNVVKGIRELGSEYCLEVVIMGTAINGIKKLSGILKKEELEELVEKNVIFSVCNNTMKKYNVKKEDLYDFIKVVPAGVIELILKQQDGYSYIKP; via the coding sequence ATGATAGTCAAAGTAGTTTTTGATATTAATCAAGAAGAGCGTTGGTCTGTTCTTATAGGAAATTTAAAAAATGTAGTTAAGGGAATAAGAGAACTAGGTTCGGAATATTGTTTAGAAGTAGTTATTATGGGTACAGCTATTAATGGTATAAAAAAGTTATCAGGTATATTAAAAAAAGAGGAACTGGAAGAATTAGTTGAAAAAAATGTAATATTTTCAGTTTGTAATAACACAATGAAAAAATATAATGTAAAAAAAGAAGACCTTTATGATTTTATAAAAGTTGTTCCTGCAGGTGTGATAGAGTTAATTTTGAAGCAACAAGATGGGTATAGTTATATTAAACCTTAA
- the ade gene encoding adenine deaminase, with protein sequence MKLQERKELVEVALGKRVADLVLTNGNLINVFTGEIYKANIYIYKEYIANVIPIEEDTFIIGENIVDLKGKYVAPGFIDSHVHIESSHLTPNNFAEVVIPKGTTTIIADPHEIANVLGIDGVKYMIEKSKGLPMNQYFLIPSCVPSVLGLENAGAEFTPNDIKNMFNLERVLGLGEVMDFMGVINQSKRMTKIIDVAIRKGVFVQGHAPGLKGKALAGYICGGPISCHESTDGIEALDKLRKGMFLDARESSISKNITNIVKVIKTIKAPRNLTLCTDDREAGDLLKEGSVNHCAEVAVKAGLDAVDAIKAITLNPAQEYKLDKIGAIAPGYFADIVVLDSIRDFNVVKTFFKGKLVAKDGKLVEEITSKILEVEELNSIHLKNLKLEDFMIKAPIENGELEIEALVYLNKNDLLTERKKLKVKVLNEYVDISDSPELNYVAIINRHKKIDNISLGVVKNFHLKKGAVGTTYSHDSHNLTIIYNNPLEALIISEKIKEIGGGIVVAEKAKILKELHLPIAGMLSKNSAEVLSDEIEGMNSILKEMGIEAESPITRPSTIALIVIPDVKISDLGLIDVKTQEIIKLFDEHGINNIF encoded by the coding sequence ATGAAGCTTCAAGAACGCAAAGAGTTGGTAGAGGTTGCCCTAGGAAAAAGAGTAGCTGATTTAGTTTTAACAAACGGAAATCTTATAAATGTTTTTACTGGAGAAATTTATAAAGCAAATATTTATATTTATAAAGAGTATATAGCTAATGTAATACCTATAGAAGAAGATACTTTCATTATAGGAGAAAATATTGTAGATTTAAAAGGTAAGTATGTGGCTCCAGGGTTTATTGATTCGCATGTTCATATAGAGAGTAGTCATTTAACTCCTAATAATTTTGCAGAAGTTGTTATACCTAAAGGGACAACTACTATAATTGCTGATCCTCATGAAATTGCAAATGTTTTGGGAATAGATGGAGTAAAATATATGATTGAAAAATCAAAAGGATTACCAATGAATCAATATTTTTTAATTCCTTCTTGTGTTCCTTCTGTATTAGGATTAGAAAATGCAGGAGCTGAATTTACACCAAATGATATAAAAAATATGTTTAATCTAGAACGAGTTTTAGGACTTGGAGAAGTAATGGATTTTATGGGAGTAATAAATCAAAGCAAAAGAATGACAAAAATAATAGATGTTGCAATAAGAAAGGGTGTTTTTGTACAGGGGCATGCTCCTGGTCTAAAAGGTAAAGCTTTAGCAGGTTATATTTGTGGAGGACCAATATCATGTCATGAGTCTACAGATGGAATAGAAGCTTTAGATAAGTTGAGAAAAGGGATGTTTTTAGATGCGAGAGAAAGTTCAATTTCTAAAAATATAACAAACATAGTAAAAGTAATAAAAACAATAAAAGCACCTAGAAATTTAACTTTATGTACTGATGATAGAGAGGCTGGAGATCTTTTAAAAGAAGGAAGTGTTAATCATTGTGCAGAGGTAGCTGTAAAAGCCGGATTAGATGCTGTAGATGCAATAAAAGCAATAACTTTGAATCCTGCTCAAGAATACAAATTGGATAAAATAGGAGCTATTGCACCAGGTTATTTTGCAGATATAGTAGTATTAGATAGTATTAGGGATTTTAATGTGGTAAAAACTTTTTTTAAAGGAAAGTTAGTAGCAAAAGATGGAAAGCTAGTAGAAGAAATTACTTCTAAAATTTTAGAAGTAGAAGAGTTAAATAGCATTCATTTAAAAAATCTTAAATTAGAAGATTTTATGATAAAAGCTCCAATAGAAAATGGAGAGCTCGAAATAGAAGCTCTTGTTTATTTAAATAAAAATGATTTATTAACAGAAAGAAAAAAATTGAAAGTAAAAGTTTTAAATGAGTATGTTGATATTTCAGATTCTCCAGAATTAAACTATGTTGCGATAATAAATAGACACAAGAAGATTGATAATATCTCACTTGGAGTAGTAAAAAATTTTCATTTAAAAAAAGGAGCAGTAGGAACAACCTATTCCCATGATAGTCATAATTTAACAATTATATATAATAATCCATTGGAAGCACTAATAATATCTGAAAAAATAAAAGAAATAGGAGGTGGTATTGTAGTTGCAGAGAAAGCAAAGATTTTAAAAGAATTACATTTACCAATAGCAGGAATGCTATCTAAAAATTCAGCAGAAGTTTTATCAGATGAAATAGAAGGAATGAATTCTATTTTAAAAGAAATGGGAATAGAGGCTGAGTCACCTATAACTAGACCTAGTACAATTGCATTAATAGTTATACCAGATGTAAAAATAAGTGATTTGGGCTTAATTGATGTAAAAACTCAAGAAATTATAAAGCTATTTGATGAACACGGTATAAATAATATATTTTAA